A stretch of Triticum aestivum cultivar Chinese Spring chromosome 1D, IWGSC CS RefSeq v2.1, whole genome shotgun sequence DNA encodes these proteins:
- the LOC123181009 gene encoding protein NPGR2 — protein MEGRKERGRLRNFVRRMAMECLCSGEQLKGADDTIRSSDSTFTKDFSASGYSSRNGEVEQYLDNGNIEEAELSLREGVCLNYEEARALLGRLEYQRGHVEAALRVFDGIDISSLVPKMKISIARKAHRRKTRSQWDAPPMPLHAVSLLMEAIYLKARALHDLGKFKDAAQECRMILDIVEAAVPEGLPAGFGKGCKLNEIICKAVEFLPELWKLAGFSLEAISEYRRSLLNNWNLDGETIAKIQKEFAVFLLYSGCEARPPNLHSQLDGSFVPRNNMEEATLLLMILLRKFNLRRVERDPTVMHHLTFALSMSGQLKPLAVQFEELLPGLLDKREWSYNVALCYLAEKDDSTALNLLKRILKFGQDSDNLKELLLASKVCVEKGAHAEGAAYARRAITNIQGGCKQLAGVADLLLGVSLSNQARYAISDTERASWQCEALEVLGSAEKNMHGQDCRIMYNLSLENAEQRKLDAAVFYAKKLVKLEAGSELRSWLLLARILSAQKLFTDAETVVDAALDQTGKWNQGDLLRTKARIQAAQGQLRDAVGTYTQLLALIQLRTKSFGAGISLAKGGEDDKSLETETWYDLALLYLGMSQWRDAEVCVSKIRATNCYSAFAWHATGKLCEAKDLPKEALGAYFRALDFDSKHVPSLISTATILRQLGDRPLPSVRCFLTDALQLDRTNHMAWFNLGLLYKEEGGRSAAEAAECFQAAAFLEETAPVEPFR, from the exons ATGGAGGgtaggaaagaaagggggagatTAAGGAATTTTGTCCGGCGGATGGCAATGGAGTGCCTTTGCTCTGGAGAGCAGCTGAAAGGGGCAGATGACACCATCCGGTCATCGGACTCTACGTTTACCAAAGATTTCTCAGCAAGTGGGTACTCTTCCAGGAATGGAGAGGTTGAGCAATACCTTGATAATGGCAACATCGAGGAAGCTGAGTTGTCACTGCGGGAGGGCGTGTGCCTTAACTATGAG GAAGCAAGGGCATTGCTAGGAAGGCTAGAGTACCAACGAGGACATGTAGAAGCAGCACTTCGTGTGTTCGATGGGATAGACATATCTTCGTTAGTTCCTAAGATGAAAATCTCAATTGCTAGAAAAGCACATCGCCGGAAGACTCGTTCACAATGGGATGCTCCACCAATGCCCTTGCATGCTGTGAGCCTACTTATGGAGGCCATATATCTCAAAGCAAGAGCACTTCATGATCTCGGAAAGTTCAAAG ATGCTGCACAAGAGTGCAGAATGATATTGGATATTGTGGAAGCAGCAGTACCTGAAGGCTTACCAGCAGGCTTTGGAAAAGGTTGTAAATTGAACGAAATAATATGCAAGGCCGTAGAGTTTCTCCCTGAGTTATGGAAATTAGCAGGGTTTTCGCTTGAAGCCATTTCTGAATATAGGAGGTCTCTTCTCAATAATTGGAATCTTGATGGAGAGACCATAGCTAAAATACAAAAGGAATTTGCTGTTTTTCTTCTGTACAGTGGCTGTGAAGCCCGCCCTCCAAATCTCCATTCTCAGTTGGATGGTTCATTTGTACCACGCAACAATATGGAAGAGGCTACACTCCTTTTAATGATTCTATTGAGGAAGTTTAATCTGAGGAGGGTTGAGCGGGATCCCACTGTGATGCATCACCTTACTTTTGCGCTGTCCATGTCAGGGCAACTAAAACCACTGGCTGTACAATTTGAAGAACTGTTACCTGGTCTGCTAGACAAAAGAGAATGGTCATACAATGTTGCATTGTGTTACCTGGCAGAAAAAGATGATTCTACTGCCCTGAATCTACTCAAAAGGATACTGAAGTTTGGACAGGATTCTGACAACCTCAAAGAACTTCTCCTAGCTTCAAAAGTTTGTGTTGAGAAGGGTGCTCATGCTGAAGGCGCTGCCTATGCACGGAGGGCTATAACTAATATACAAGGAGGATGCAAACAATTGGCGGGTGTTGCAGATCTTTTGCTTGGTGTTTCCCTTTCTAATCAAGCTAGATATGCTATATCTGATACCGAGCGAGCTTCTTGGCAGTGTGAAGCACTCGAAGTACTTGGCAGTGCCGAAAAAAACATGCATGGGCAAGATTGTAGGATAATGTACAATCTGAGCCTTGAAAATGCTGAGCAAAGGAAGTTAGACGCAGCAGTATTTTATGCAAAAAAACTGGTGAAGTTAGAGGCTGGATCAGAGTTGAGGAGTTGGCTTCTTTTAGCTCGAATACTGAGTGCACAAAAACTGTTTACTGATGCTGAAACCGTTGTTGATGCTGCTCTTGATCAGACtgggaaatggaatcaaggagattTGTTGCGAACCAAAGCCAGAATTCAGGCTGCACAGGGGCAATTGAGGGATGCGGTTGGGACATATACCCAACTTCTTGCTTTAATTCAACTTAGAACAAAAAGTTTTGGAGCTGGGATCTCACTGGCAAAG GGTGGCGAAGATGATAAAAGCCTGGAAACAGAGACCTGGTATGATCTAGCTCTCTTGTACCTAGGCATGTCACAGTGGAGGGATGCAGAAGTTTGTGTATCAAAGATAAGAGCAACTAATTGTTATTCTGCCTTCGCTTGGCATGCTACAG GAAAACTATGCGAAGCGAAAGATCTTCCAAAAGAAGCTTTGGGGGCTTATTTTCGAGCATTAGACTTTGATAGTAAACATGTTCCAAGTTTGATATCGACTGCTACTATTCTACGACAACTTGGGGACAGGCCATTGCCTTCTGTACGGTGCTTCCTGACTGATGCACTGCAGCTTGATAGAACAAATCATATGGCATGGTTTAATCTTGGCCTACTCTACAAAGAGGAAGGTGGCAGGTCAGCAGCTGAGGCTGCTGAATGTTTCCAAGCTGCTGCATTTCTTGAGGAAACAGCACCTGTAGAACCTTTCAGATGA